A genomic window from Agrobacterium larrymoorei includes:
- the accB gene encoding acetyl-CoA carboxylase biotin carboxyl carrier protein, which produces MSEKKNGIDKELIRDLANILNDTDLSEIEVEQDDLRIRVSRSAPPATVYAAAPQYAPAPAAAPAAPAAAPAAAAPAAPARNPANTVTSPMVGTVYLSPAPGARPFVEVGATVKEGQTILIVEAMKTMNQIPAPKSGKVTEIIVNDAQPVEYGEALVVIE; this is translated from the coding sequence ATGTCTGAAAAGAAAAACGGTATCGACAAGGAACTGATCCGCGACCTCGCGAACATCCTCAACGACACCGATCTTTCCGAGATCGAAGTCGAGCAGGACGATCTGCGCATCCGCGTTTCCCGCTCCGCGCCGCCTGCAACCGTCTATGCCGCAGCTCCCCAGTATGCACCGGCACCTGCTGCAGCACCTGCGGCTCCCGCAGCAGCACCTGCCGCCGCCGCCCCTGCTGCACCTGCGCGCAACCCGGCAAACACCGTCACCTCCCCGATGGTCGGCACGGTTTATCTGTCGCCAGCACCCGGCGCCCGCCCCTTCGTCGAAGTCGGCGCGACCGTCAAGGAAGGCCAGACCATTCTCATCGTCGAAGCCATGAAGACCATGAACCAGATCCCGGCTCCGAAGTCCGGCAAGGTGACGGAAATCATCGTCAATGACGCACAGCCCGTGGAGTATGGTGAAGCCCTCGTGGTCATCGAATAA
- the aroQ gene encoding type II 3-dehydroquinate dehydratase, which produces MSNTIFVLNGPNLNMLGKREPGIYGGKTLKDIENDCVVAGEGLGFAVECHQSNHEGVLVDLLHEAGERAAGVVINPGAYGHTSIALHDAIRAISVPVVEVHISNIHAREEFRHKSMIAPAAKGMVCGFGPYGYIMALNALKNITA; this is translated from the coding sequence ATGAGCAACACGATCTTCGTCCTGAACGGCCCCAATCTCAATATGCTGGGAAAGCGGGAGCCGGGCATTTACGGCGGCAAGACGCTGAAGGATATCGAAAACGACTGCGTGGTGGCTGGTGAAGGGCTTGGCTTTGCTGTCGAGTGCCATCAGTCCAATCATGAAGGCGTTCTTGTGGATCTGTTGCATGAGGCGGGCGAACGCGCCGCCGGTGTCGTCATCAATCCCGGTGCCTATGGCCATACATCGATTGCTCTGCATGATGCCATTCGCGCCATTTCCGTTCCCGTCGTGGAAGTTCACATTTCCAACATCCACGCCCGCGAAGAATTCCGCCACAAATCGATGATAGCGCCCGCTGCAAAAGGCATGGTCTGCGGCTTCGGGCCTTACGGCTACATCATGGCGCTCAACGCCTTGAAGAACATCACGGCATAA
- a CDS encoding DsbA family protein, whose amino-acid sequence MALSIRSATLACVTALSTLGASLPAHALDADQKKEIGAFIKEYLVENPEIMLEVQDALEKKQYAARNTKAAEAVADNTKAIFDSKYDLAIGNPDGDVTLVEFFDYNCGYCKRAMADMDKILKEDKNVRVVLKEFPILGPESVEAHKVSNAVKLLAPKKYAEFQRTLLGSRGRANEAKAMDVATSLGLKEADIRKSMAENPNDAQVQEAYTLASNLGISGTPSYVIGNEAVFGAVGAEPLKEKIANMRSCGKASCS is encoded by the coding sequence ATGGCACTTTCCATCCGATCAGCAACACTTGCCTGTGTCACGGCCCTTTCCACCCTTGGCGCGAGTCTCCCCGCTCATGCGCTGGATGCCGACCAGAAGAAGGAGATCGGCGCCTTCATCAAGGAATATCTGGTCGAAAATCCTGAAATCATGCTTGAGGTCCAGGATGCCCTGGAGAAGAAGCAATATGCAGCCCGCAATACCAAAGCGGCGGAAGCTGTCGCCGACAATACCAAGGCCATTTTCGATTCCAAATACGATCTCGCGATCGGCAATCCTGACGGCGATGTGACGCTGGTCGAGTTTTTCGATTACAATTGCGGGTACTGCAAGCGCGCCATGGCCGACATGGACAAGATCCTCAAAGAGGACAAGAATGTCCGTGTCGTGCTGAAGGAGTTCCCGATCCTCGGACCGGAATCGGTCGAGGCGCACAAGGTTTCCAATGCGGTTAAGCTGCTTGCGCCAAAGAAGTATGCGGAATTCCAGCGTACGCTGCTCGGCAGCCGCGGACGCGCCAATGAGGCCAAGGCGATGGATGTTGCAACATCGCTCGGGCTGAAGGAAGCCGACATCCGCAAATCCATGGCAGAGAACCCGAATGATGCGCAGGTTCAGGAAGCCTACACCCTTGCCAGCAATCTCGGCATTTCCGGTACGCCTTCTTACGTGATCGGCAACGAAGCGGTCTTCGGTGCTGTCGGTGCCGAGCCATTGAAGGAAAAGATCGCCAATATGCGTAGTTGCGGCAAGGCAAGCTGCTCCTAA